The Salirhabdus salicampi DNA segment GTTTCATCAAATTGATTTAATTTCACACGATTCATGCGAGATCACCCTCATTTGCACTTGTTAAGAAATACGTTGTATCTAATGAAACTTTTTGGCCAACTTTTACAACATCCTCTTTCGTTACCTGTTCAATTTGCTCGAACATCTCGGCAGGTGTAATCGTTTTATCTGATAACACTTGATGGTAATAAAGTTCGATAATCCCAAAGGGATGGTCGAAAGTTTCTTTTAAGGAATGGATGACAAGTTGCTTCGTTTCTTCCACAATTTCATCCGTAAAGTTGCCATTTTTCATATCTTCTACTTGTTCTAATATAATGCTTTTCGTTTTCTCAAAGTTTTCTGGAGCAATTCCACTAAAGACTAGCAATAGTCCTTTATGGCTCTCAAAACGTGAGGAAGCATAGTAAGCTAACGAATGCTTTTCCCGTACATTTGCAAACAGCTTAGAGTGTGGAAAGCCACCCAAGATTCCGTTGTACACTTGTAAAGAAAAATAGTCGTTATCTTTAAAAGTAATTCCAGTACGGAAACCTAAATGTAATTTCGCCTGTTGAAGTTGATCCTTTTCAACAATTTCTTTCGGTTCAGTATTAGATGGAAATTCTACTTTAGCAGGGTTATGCACTGGCTTCCGGGTAAATGAAAAGACATCTTTTACGATATCTTCTGTTTGTCCCTTATCGACATCCCCCAGTATATATACGTCCATTTGATCTTGCTCAATCATCTGTTTATATTCATCATAAAGATTCTGTTCATTGGTATGTTGCAAATCATCTAAATATCCATGAACATGGACGCTATATGGTTCGTTCTCACACATTTCATCAATGAGACGCATGTTAGCATAACTCATTTTTTGATCTTTAATGGATTCTATTTTCTGCTTCAATGTTTCCTTCTCTTTTGCCACAATATCAGTTTGAAAAGCATCATTTTCTGCGAGTGGATGGAACAGTACTTCTTTCACGAGTTGTAACGCGCTTTCCATTAGGTTCTCAGAGGTGTTGAGAAACTTTTCATTAACAAAGTTCATCCGTAACGTGATTAAATGGTTTTCCCCCTTTTTACTGCTATCAATAGATAGTTGGGACCCATATAACTCATCGAGTTTCGTTCGCAATTCTCTTTCAGTAGGATAGTGCTTTGTCCCCTTTTGCATAACAAAAGGGAGTAACGCCCTTTTCGTAGCAGCCTCCTTGCTTAACGGAGCTAAAAACCGAACGAGAATGATCGTCGTTTTAAATTTTTTAGTCGGTACTATATGCAATTTATATCCACTTTGTTCCAATTGATGGTCAATAAGCTCACTCATTGTTGATTTCCCTCCTCTATCCATAACCTATCATTAGCATATCATGAAATTAGAAGAAATATCCTTTAAAACAAACAAAAACTCCGATTATACAACCGAAGTTTTTGGTGAGTTTATCTTGTTCCTTTTACATAAGGTTTACCTAATGCTTTCGGTGCATCGGCACGACCGATAAACCCAGCTAACGCTAATATTGTTAACACATATGGTGCGATTAATAAATATACTTGAGGAACATTAGCAAGAAACGGAATGCTCGATCCTATTACACTTAAACATTGGGCAAAACCGAAAAATAGTGCTGCCCCTAATGCCCCCATTGGATGCCATTTTCCGAATATCATCGCCGCTAACGCCATAAATCCTTGTCCACTAATGGTAGAGTGGGAAAAATCTAAGGCAATTGTTTGGGCAAATACTGCACCACCAAGACCACCGAAAAATCCAGAAAGCATCACAGCAATATAACGTGTTCGAACAACTTTTATTCCCATTGTATCAGCGGCCATTGGATGTTCACCAACAGATCGGAGACGTAGCCCAAATGGTGTTTTAAACAAAACATACCAAACGATAATCGCTAATATAACAGCTAACCATGATGTTATATAGGTCTTTGTAAATAACAAAGGGCCAATAATCGGAATGTCACTTAAGAGCCAAATGTCGCGGGTATAAAAAGGTGCGCTTACCATATCTGTTTGACCTTTTCCATACCATTCTTTTATGGAGAACAAGCCAATTCCTAGTGCTAAAAAGTTAATAGCAACACCACTTACGACTTGATCAGCCCGGAAAGTAATACTGGCAACAGCATGCAGACCAGCAAATAATGCCGAAGCAAATGCCGCGACAACCAGGGATACCCAAGGTGTAAGTCCAGGGCCAAACACTTCTACAAACGTTAAATTAAATACA contains these protein-coding regions:
- the yfmF gene encoding EF-P 5-aminopentanol modification-associated protein YfmF, giving the protein MSELIDHQLEQSGYKLHIVPTKKFKTTIILVRFLAPLSKEAATKRALLPFVMQKGTKHYPTERELRTKLDELYGSQLSIDSSKKGENHLITLRMNFVNEKFLNTSENLMESALQLVKEVLFHPLAENDAFQTDIVAKEKETLKQKIESIKDQKMSYANMRLIDEMCENEPYSVHVHGYLDDLQHTNEQNLYDEYKQMIEQDQMDVYILGDVDKGQTEDIVKDVFSFTRKPVHNPAKVEFPSNTEPKEIVEKDQLQQAKLHLGFRTGITFKDNDYFSLQVYNGILGGFPHSKLFANVREKHSLAYYASSRFESHKGLLLVFSGIAPENFEKTKSIILEQVEDMKNGNFTDEIVEETKQLVIHSLKETFDHPFGIIELYYHQVLSDKTITPAEMFEQIEQVTKEDVVKVGQKVSLDTTYFLTSANEGDLA
- a CDS encoding ABC transporter permease, with the protein product MSFFEVLQSIVPTAFFFAAPLILTALGGVISERSGIINIGLEGLMIMGAFVGIVFNLTFVEVFGPGLTPWVSLVVAAFASALFAGLHAVASITFRADQVVSGVAINFLALGIGLFSIKEWYGKGQTDMVSAPFYTRDIWLLSDIPIIGPLLFTKTYITSWLAVILAIIVWYVLFKTPFGLRLRSVGEHPMAADTMGIKVVRTRYIAVMLSGFFGGLGGAVFAQTIALDFSHSTISGQGFMALAAMIFGKWHPMGALGAALFFGFAQCLSVIGSSIPFLANVPQVYLLIAPYVLTILALAGFIGRADAPKALGKPYVKGTR